The Sesamum indicum cultivar Zhongzhi No. 13 linkage group LG9, S_indicum_v1.0, whole genome shotgun sequence genome segment cactatattataaataatcacaacttaaaaattatggtaaattaatGCTAGTAACTATGTTAGgttaaataaaaccaaaacaaaaagttaaCTTTTATCAACAATCAATCGATATTTGCCATGGTTTTAATTATGGCTAATATTTTAGCCATACTTGAAGAAAAAACGGCTAATGGCCGTTACAAAGCCGCGGTTGATTTtcatttgtcatgattttcttcttttgactatagtaattagtgaaaaattatattttttctagcgAGTATTGTTCTTGCAATATATGATGTACTGTACGGATGGAGATGTTTGTTTAACTTTTAGTTTAAAGTTTTTAAACTCTTTTTCATGTATTGTATGTGAGAGCATATTTACTGTATTATATAGTgaagttgttgatttttaaaagggagatcaaattattcttgaaattgaattgtgtgtctttttccttctcattGTGCTTATTTAGAGTTCTTCCTATTGTTTTAACCACACTGTATATCAATTCCCTAGTGTTCTTATATGCCTTCAAATGTGTGCACTATgctgatataaaataaattaataaaattattatgtatcaTCTCACCGTTTAATTACAATTCTAATTAGATAGCACTcgatgctatttttttttttggggggggggggggggggggtgagtgaattagggttagggttttagtaaatagtattaattcagataaaaatacatgaattCTTCCCCATTTAaccaatttttctattttcacaaaCAAATGCGTCCTCTAGAATTGTGTTGTTAAATACCCCATCAAATCAATTGATGTGTTATCAAAAGACCTGGTTTGTCGAAGCTACCCCCAAAAAACAAACCCTAGAAGAGAGAATTTGGAACAAGATAAGAAAACAGAATCAAGAAAGCTTTACATGTTTTGGAGGTTTGCCTTTGTGCACTTCTTGCTTCTTCAAACCTATCAGCTCCATTAGGTGCTGAaatcagaaagaaaaaggttTGTTGGTACTTTTCAGATATATTGTCATTCTCGAGAGTTACTGATCCAGGTCAAGGTCATAAGTACATACATATTTTGAAATACCTTAATCGAAAAGTATTGTGTTGGTTCTAAAGTAAAGGCATGTTAAGTTTGTTGATGCAGCTCCAATTGAAAACTCATATGCTTAAGTCAAAATGAGTTCTAAAGTAAATCGGGTGAGGGTCAAAGTGTTATATCTCTACATCATAAATGCATATCTGAAGAATGACGTTTATTGCTCTTATAAAAGTCATATGTGCCGATACATGTACATATATGTGTATCCATATTGGCTCTTTAGACGCTTTTGTGATCGACAATAAGAAAAATTGGTCATTGGGTCAGGTTAGATAAGGTGAGACATAAACTCAAATAAGAaaacatagttttttttacttttaaaggaggaaaaaacaaatttttgtaGAACCTTTTATCTATTATAACATAGTATTAACAATgctaaattttggaataattacactcctcttCTCTgcaatttagtataattacacataagcCTCATGCTTTACCCTCTATGATTTTTATTGGTgaattatgataattacataTGCCTGTGCCAGTATCGGAAGATTATTAGTTCTCGTGTTTTGCTATACTATATAGGCATTAAAAACGTGTAGCATAGGTTAGCGAATTAAATACACGCGGTTAGTTATTTCAAGATTATGTAAGTCACGtgtttatttgaaaattcgaTAATACAAAGAAGCACATTAGTTTTAAGAAACCATACCTACACTAGCGTACATCTGAAACAACATAGAAAGTGTTAAAAAAGGATTCAAATAACAACAGAAGACACTCAACCCCTTTCCCTGCAAGTTCTTTGATGTCTGGAAGTAGGAACCTACATGATCTGTGCTGTAataaatcatacaaaaattgAGGCGTTACCGTGCCAAGCTAGATGAGGAACAAGAGTAAAGTGCTTTGATCAGTTCTACACGAGCCCGTAACAATTTTCGTGCTGAAGATGTGGATGTCAGGCACAAGGAACAACGGAGGAAGTCTGAGGACGAGAGTAATAGGCCGTCTGCTCTATGTTATACTGTTACCTATGAATTCTCCTGTTGCATCCCACGGACGGCTTTCAAATGATTTCCCAATCATACTGCGCTTTTGATTTATAGTTCCATCCTCGCTCTTGTACTCCGGGAAGTAATCAACGAATGTTTTGCTTCCGAGGTCGTCAACTCCATTGAAGAGAAAACTCCGAATTATTTCCTGGGGAGTAATTGATTAGATGGTAAGATGAGACATCGATCTTGTGGTACAACAAACATGATGATAAAGGACGACTATTGAATTGCATATTTGATGCTTAGCCATCACGTATCTGTACCTTGGCATGAGTCTCCCCGACTAATCTTCTCAGGACTTGATGGCCTGGATCCTGATTTTTCAGTATTTCGATCAGAAACTTTTGGAGATGAAAACGCAAGGTTTGCCATATTCATAATTCTCCAACATATTACACGTATGTAGCATACATCTTACATGAGTTTTGACATATAATTCTTTCAACATTTTCCGTTCAGGCATATTCTTGATGATGCTAAGATGGGAAGATTGTTCGAGCTTATTCAGCTAGTCAACAACCCGttatcaatttataatcaattaagaattatttttccttGCGAATCGTCGTTGTAACAAATAAGATGGCTGTGTGTTCGTCAAAATATATACAGATAAGACCTAGAGCATCCCCGTTTTCTTCAAAAAACCACCTGACTAGGATTGATGTATAAAGATCATCTTAATGTAGTGTACGATAGAGGTATCCAAATAAAATCTTAATGATCATCACCAGAACTATGGGGGTCTCTTGATTGATTTTcatctattattatattgtCTTCCTCACAGTAACTAAGAGAAGTGCACCACCAAACACACTGTCAACCGTGTCAAGCCCACAATGACGGCTACATTGAGTTAAATGTAAACATAAGAACAAAGTCAGCACTTACCTTCTCTGCTCTCCATGTGAGATACCTATGCTGGGATTCAAGATTCAACATAATCTGAGAAACATCAGTTTCCATTGATGCCTGGTCCATCAGCTCAAGCCATGACTATGAGAGCAACAACAAAAGACATGACAAGAAGTCAAAGGAAGGTCCGAGGTTGTTCAAATTTACTCAACTGGTATAAGTTTAATGTTGAGTCCGTAGATGAAATGAATCAAAAGCATGTGAAAACATCTATCAGACCTAGTTATCCTTATTATCCATACGATGCTAACATATCAAGGTAGCTAGGTTGTCAGCAGAACGTTATCCAGATTGATATGTTTACCTTTAGATAATCCTCGAAAGCAGAATACAAAACATGGTGCTTCTGCTCGCTTGGGGGAAACTTGGTCCATATTATGATAGGTgagaaaaatttcatagaCTCAGTGGTTATCCTTCCTCCCCATGGCAAAAGCTGCATGAAATCTCTGTTAAATCACCACATCTCATTTTAGACAGCAGCAAGATAATATTATACGAGAATGTATTAAGACATAATTCGACATACGAAGTACTAAAACTTCTCTCACCTCAGCATACTTGAGTCCGAGAGGAATTAAGTGCTTATAGTACTTTTCCTTGTAATCCTGTCGACTGATCACATCATGCAACGGGTTGAGGTCCCTGAACACATTAACGACCTAAACTAAATGATCAACCAAGATTAAGGGAAAGAAAACTAGATTACAAGATGCCAAGATAAAAGGCCATGATCTCAATGCATGGTTTGATCTATTGATCAAGCAAAGAGCACACATTCTCAAAAGAAGACCAATAGGCGAAACATTGAGAAGGAGATTTCGAGAGTGCGCagaattattcttttttttttttttattgcagaAGGGAAATAAGGAAGCTTACAGTACAATTATATTCATGACTGCTGTGGTGAAAAAGTTGGCACAAAAAATTGGAAGATCAAACTCTGGTCTGGGGAATATGGCAAAATCCAAGACCTGCATATAATTCTTGTTGAATTGCAGTGACGAAAGCAATAAAATGTGCATTAAAAAAGTTTCACTAcccattttcattattttgaataaccGACCAACAAACTTAACATCTTTTAGCAATGTTCCCAATAACATGATGAGAGTAAatgaatcatttatttagtCTATCTTTCCCCTACCCTTTCCCTAATCCTCCTCTCAAAACTCTTGCTTTTATTAGATGTGGGAGGTTCAGAATTGAATATAATcaacttaaacaaaaaatatgatgagaGACGGTATTGGCCTGGAAAAGGGATGCGAACAAACTGTATCTAGATCTACCAAGAAAGAAGCACTTGTGCTCCCGTATTTCAACCGTACCAGTTGGAAGATATGCTCCCTAATCTACCAATAAGCCACAGGCGGTAGTAAATCAGTTTTCAAGTCTATGTGAAAATTTCTGATGGTTGTTTACAGGTAAATTGACGAACCTGCATCCCATCACTCCCCTCAACGGACAAACTCCGGAGTAGTCGGATGTTAGATGATCCAAAAGAATGCATTTCAAGCTCTGTTTTACCGTCAATGGCCTTCAAGCAATTGAAGTTCTCCTGCAGAAAAAGTTACAGCATCATACTTGCAGCATAGTATGTCCTTCCAACTTAATGATTAACACATAAAACAATAACAATTAACCCAGCCTCCCATTTACATTATTCCTTCAAACAAACGCTGTCCCCCTGAAACTAAATCCCTACAAACAGCTTTTTCAACCTCAGTCATGATTAAAACCACACAAGTACAAACATATACTAGTCTGAACATAATTCATTGCctatatttgttatttctgAGCCACACAAAAACCAAGAACCGTCACCAAACTCCAACAACTTCTCAGAatcttcataaatataaaggCTTGAATATCGGCCACTGAAACCATATCCAAAAATCTCTCCCTCCAGTTCAAACTGCAAACCAGAGAAACCACCTAAACCTCCTAATTCATAGCtttaaactcaaaaataatCTAATCTTTCAAAAGCCCAAGTGCCTAAAAATGCCAATTCGTACAGAAAACAGCATACTAACACAGTAACACTAGACAAATTCTTCATAATGTAACACTACTGATTGTAACATACGAGATAGTGGGATTCTACCTGTAGTGAAGAAGGAATCAACTGGGTGTGTTTCTTAGTCTCTTCCAAAGCAAAGTGAACAAATTTCTTGTAAGAAAGACCAGAGTTTGCTTCAGCCATTGATGGCTTCATCATACCAGCTATACTACAGCATTTTGTTCTTGTAAACATACTGAAAATCGTACTTCTGGGTTGTAAAGGAGACTTCTTCGGAGTAGAATCCATTCTCAGTGAGTAGAAATTGTACGGACAATGTTCCATTGACGAAGCAGAATGATCTAATACCTGCTCAGGAAAAAGTACAGTGAAGCTATGTCTATTGTACGGTTTGTGTGAacagagagaagagagaaatatTTATAGGAGAAGGCGCGTATGCCTTCTGTTAACAGAGGCGATGCGCTTCTGGAAGAGTTAAGAATGCGACTCTGaccattgagaaaaataattttcaccgAGGTGgggttcaaaattttttggcATATTCCACTTTTTCCCCTTTAAATAACTTTAATTCGTGAATGGACCCCacagttttaatttataacacTTTTCCCCTGATCTTTACTATACTAGTGTGATCAACATTTTTATTGGCtcttaaatttacaatattgtCCATGGTCTGAACATTTAACAAAGTCTAGATCGGAGGGTCTTTTAGAACTCTTGGCTCTacttgttcaaattttagttttaatcaacaatttatgattaatattttcaaaattattttaccaaataaatattttcgaTAGGGTTTTTACTTGcgtaattttctcatattttgcTGATAATTTAGTTACACCTAAGTATATTAGTccgaaataaataattttaactaatttattgacttaaataaatatatgttttcacAATAAACAACTTtgcataatataaataaataaatcattataaaataaaaggcatATCAaggtaatataaataatatgggAACTACTATAGTAGTTCATATAGTACGGGAgtctatatctttttttttaatttttattttcaacgTTGTTTTTAATGGATACGAATTTTATATAACTACTTGTTAAGTATTGtactataaaatttatcttttacatACTcgtctttattattttaaatatgtaagTTGATTCGTAGTTATTTCGACTCGATCATCTTCGCTGTCCAGTATATagtatacataattttttgctttaCATTATTACTTTATTGCTTCGCCTTGTTGCTTAGCTTTTTTGGTTGGCTCTAATGAATTTCACTTACGgctctttttaaatatttctcatatattttatttgtgaatCAAGTATGTTTTCTAATGCACTTCATCATCGAGaatatttctgatttttttaaataataataatattggcGTCGTAAAACTTCACCTATCATAATAAATCAGTATGTGAATTATACTAGAATGTCTGATAAAGAAAAGTGTTTTGTTAAAAGCTTAAAAGTACTTGTAAATACATAGTTTGGGATGATGTTCAGCTCAGATTTCCCTCAAAATTAATCCCACTTTTAGAGTTTGATCAAGCACAAAAATGGGATGTGTAGGGTTATCCATTGGTTTAGCTAATTGTTTGGCTTAATCAATTTGCTCAAGATGaacaaatatttgatttaaattcaataaaatagaagaaaaaaaaggtatattctttaatttttaataaataattgattcgCCTAATACGTTGGAcctattttctcattttcaaaaACCTACGTCCACATTTCAAATACTTATTACAGTTTGATTCTCCATTGTTTCAATTGATTTCATTTACTAATGTAGTCAAGTAATATTCATCACagttgatttattaattttaaaaaataaaagatcccacattttaaaagaatatatattaacacgTTAATTACATCcaatttaatacaaaaatttatttagaaattcACAAATTTTAATCTGCATAATGTGCAACAGATTGTTCGATAAAAAATAGGCCTAATTTATCCCGTAACAACTTAAAGAtgaatgttaaaaaatttactattctTTGTAAAACGGGacattgatacaaaaaaaattaaatatttttatctattttgttaaatttttttccccaaaacATGCTAAAAGTTTCACTTTATTTAGTGCAAATACAAACATGAGTTGTCAAAAACTTCTTCAAATTATGAAAGCGCAGCTACGAGTTTATGCCACTCAGAGAGCTCAACAAGACGTTCTCAAGGCCCCCAAAAGGCAGCTTCTAGACGAATAAAGCGTGTCTTTCTCAGTAAAAGCGTGCTTGTCATTACACTGGCGATAAGAAGTGAGAGTCTCCTTAATCAAAGTAGTACGTCGTGCGGTGAGGGTGGTACGTGGACTGAGAAATGACGGAAGTGTCCTGAGATGGGGATTAATATTCCAGTTTTTAACCACCCATCTGTATCTATATATGAGTGTGGCCTAGGGAAAAAAATAACCTCTCACAAATCCGAATTTCCTATCTGAttatctctttctctctctaaaaataaacCCGGAAAATACATCCATACGCCCACCtcccctccctccctccctctctctctctattttctctctctagaaagttttttctttcctcttcGGGACATCATCGAACGACAACAGTGGTAGAATAAATCCAATCGAGACCTTCGATTCGTTGATTTTGCTGTCCTCAACCCGCTTTGCGTCTGGGCGCAAATTAGCGGTTTCAAACCCGACCCAAATTTGGCTCGCGGAAGCCTGCAAACGGTATCGTTTTTGAAACCTATCTTTCCCGCCGCCGGCTTTACTGTCGTCGGGCATAACCAGTCCCCCGGTGTATCGGGTGTTTAAACCTCCCCTCCCCACCGGATTTACGAAAATACCCTTGACTGAATTGCGTGATTTCTTTCCCCTCGCTTTTGTTCTGTGTGCGCCAAGGTTAGTTTCTTGAAAACAAATTTGACAATCAGCTTCCCTTTTCCGACccatatgcaattttttttgctagtAGAACAAGGGTTTTCTCCAATGTGGATTTAGGGTTTTTCTAAATTGATTACACTGTCGGGAAATTCAAGCTTTCTTCTAGTGTTCTTAACGGATTCTGAGTGTCAAGTAACCGATCCATATTTTTGCtgtaaaatttgttaaattctcaatattaatttatgggTCGTgtaataagattttaaatcGAGAATAGTTTAGTTTAAAAGTTGAGGtggtttgtgttttttttggCTATCCAAGTTGCTATTTAATATCGATGTGTATACAGAGCTTTTTGGAGGGAGCTTTTTGGAGAAAGTAATACGCACTCCCCCTTGCCTTCAATTGTTTGGTTGCTTTCAGATTCTGGGACTCTATAAACAACTCCATGTGACGAATAGTGCATGGCGTTTTTTAGAAATTCTTCTGGTGGAGTAGTAGAACAGATTTCAGTGAGTGAGACAAGCCATTCACAGCAGCTGACAATGAATAACAGTAGACTTCAGGAGAATGTGGCTACCGATAATGAGGAAATGCCAGGGCCTACATCTAGTATAAATATTGGAGAAGACAGTAGCAGTAATATCAGGATAGGAAAAACACAGCCTCATATGAGGGGTACGACTATGGGGGGAAAGTGGGGTTCGACTTTTTGGAAGAATACACAGTCAAAGACAATGCCCCATGGAGCATCAGAGTCAGGGGAGGAGTCTAAGAGTGGGTCCGAATACAAAGGGTCTGAATTGGAGGAATCATCTGATGGAGCAGAGGACAGGATGGAATCCGAAAATGACGACGATGCACAAAAAGCAGTATCTGGAAAGGGACATCAGATTGTTCCTGCAGATGAGATGTTATCTGATGAGTATTATGAGCAGGATGGTGATGATCAGACTGAGTCTCTGAATCATCATAGAGCAGTGAACAACTCAAGTGGGTTTAGTTCGAAGCCACCACCTCGGCTTGCTGCTGATAGTAGTATCTCTAGAAAATCAAAGGGGTTGAAAGCCAACAAATACGATGATGAAGATGCTGACtatgaagaagatgatgacgaAGAGGAAGATGGTAACTGTCATTGTCTTTCCTTTTTGTCTgatcaatgtaatttttacCCATACTACGTATGAATTTTGGCAGAAATGCCCTTTGgtctaaattttttgtgtgGCATCAAAATTGGCATGTTCGCTTGCTTGCAGAAGATGACCCTGATGATGCTGACTTTGATCCTGATTATGGGGCGACAAGGGGGCCCAGAGGAATCAAGGTGTTCTACTATTTTCTGCTATACCCGATGCATGGTTAGAATATCTATGATAAATTGTGGCTTGATTTACACTCAATATTGAGTGAGTTGATTAGTAGTATGTGTACTGCAGTTACCAGAATTTATGATTTGACATGGTGGTATTCTCTTGGTTTTTGATCGCTAGAACAATAATACATTCTATGACTTCATGTGTATACCATATCTAGAACGTGTTGTTTTTTAGGCATTGTAGACTGCTTTTTACGTGTAATCCTTCAACGAAGTGTGCTTTCGTGCACCTtaggatttaaaattttagataacaTGAATATAGATGAGTGTTTAGATCAGGCAAATAGAGATTTCATTGGTTGTTTAGTCGATCTAGATTTAGTTTTTGTTGAAGAGGTAACAAGTGAAATATGAACTcggatttttaaatttttcctctgttcctttctttctttctttttacattttccaCGGTAGAATGAGAATCAGGTCTTTGTTTGGCTCAGCAAGTATATCTGGTACATAATATTCCTTATTAGTGGAAAATGAATATATGCAGACATAGAGAAAGGAGGCATACACCTGGAATGTATGGAACTGGAGAGCAAGGCTGGGCTTGATAAGTTGTCTTTAAGGGTTAAGAAACACATGCTTGTGAATCtgttttatgtaaaaaatccCTACTTAACTCAAAGTTAGATTGGATGTGGGTCATAGCCAGTGTGTTTGAAATTACTAGTGTTTATTCTTTAAtgtaaaatgtataatttgatttatgtttctagCAACTGTAAGAATTAGGATGTGTAGAATCTGAGCTCGAAAGTATCTGTATGGGTCAATGAATGATCTGTGGGAGATGCTATATGTGGCACATTGATTAATAAACATGAGCCAGATGAAAATGGAATTAAACTGCATATATATGGGGGTGTGATTTACTGACGagttatatatttctatatatataaatgctcATATTTATGGCAAACAATAACGCATGCAACATAATTATGcatgataataataactgcTTGCTTTGTATTTCTTACCCCCTAGGGAAACATTGTTTCCTTGCTGTCTTTTGTAGCTTTTACTAGTATGAATTATTCAAGTGTTTACAACATGGCCCGTCATGTGTCCCAGCCTTTAAAAAACTCGGGTGGTGGGTTCAAATAGTGATTGCTGttcctttctttatttaattgttcttctctctccccctTTTTGGAGAGAAATCAAAGGAATTTGGTACCTCGACAGTCTGAAAGTTTgtgtatttgatattaataaattcacacTATACTGCATCAAGCTTCCATGCTTTTTAGATTGGGAAGACATCAATGTTTGAGAGATGTTGGCACGTTCGATTTGTTTACATACATTTTTAGGGAAaccataaaattgaaaaggtttgtaatttttagttGTTTCATGTTGAAACTTTATGATAAGTTTTAGACTTCACAACAAAAGGTggttgagtagaaagaaaaaagttattgaGAGAGTTTGAAGGAGAAAATGTGATGGGAAGTACgagaatcaaaattacaatataaccTTTCAGCTTTTAGCGTGTGGTTAAGATGGCAGCATAAACTATATTTCGTGCATTTTGCCCTCATTAGTTCTAAGAACATACATGTACAACTAGTTTCTGCTTAATGAAGTTCTACAAGACACTTTCCCTTTTTGGATAAAACCTATCTGGCAAGTGTTCAATTTCCATCCTTTAGGATGAAGTGCCAACTTACTCCCTGCTGCTTCATGATTATGCAATGGATAATTGGACTAATTTTTCTAGAATTCTAGAGTTTTATCACTTAGCCTTGCACACTATTAACACATGTGTGCATGTCTCAGCATGATACAAATATTCTCATTCTGTACACAAGCACACCTCTTGTAAGTCTGCTGGCTTCTTGGCTAATACCTTGACTTTGTTAAAACCTGTTGCCTCTTCATCTATTTCTACTTTagttttaatgtttatttactaaaaataatcCCTAGCTTTCTACGTAATGTGGTGAAGATGTGTTCTCTTGGGGAATTTAATGAAAGCCTTATTTTACTTTGGCTATGTTCTATGTGAACTTAAGCGGGGACCAGTTTTTCCATCCATGTGCAGGATAAAGATGATGATTGGGGTGCCGAAGAATCTGATGAGGAGGATAATGTTGAGGATGATGATTTGGATTTCTCAGACGACGATGATGTCtactttaagaaaaataaggcCAAACAATCAGGTAAGAGTGGTCGTAATTTGAAGTCTACCAGGGGACTTAGATCAATTGCTTCATCCAGTCGGCGAAAGAAAGGTAGGACATCTtttgaagaagatgatgaagagtCATCTGCCGAGGAATCTGAAAATGGTAGTGATGAGGACTTTAGAAGTACAAGGAGAGGTGCATCAGTTCAAAGGAAGAATGTTGGTCGATCTGCTTCAGCTTCTGTTTCTAGTAGGAACAATGAACTGCGAACATCAGGTCGTTCAGTGCGGAAAGTATCATATGTTGAGAGTGATGAAAGTGAAGATATTGATGAAGGCAAAAAAAAGAACCTGAAGGTGTGTTTGTCCTGGTTCtactttatgttattttatcattaaactTAATGAGCTTACAATGTCTTGTCAGTTATTCCCATGTTGTTTGGATCCTGCTGGTTTATATGGTTTGCGTTCATTAGTTAATGTCTGCTATATGTTTCATGAATTGTGGTGGACAGTCTCTTGTTCTGGCTTCTATAGTAATATACAGTAGTTAAAGGAATCTGTAAGCTATTGGCAATTTGGTTGCCTATGCGGAATCTTTAATGGGGGAAGATTCAGCTGCATTgcattgttttcttgatttgcaCAAGTTAccttctattttctattttgtcttgtggaagtaaataattttatagccccttaatttatatatgctCTTCCTGCTGTTGAGTTATTTgttaatacttttttcaagAAGGAAGAGGCTGAAGAAGAAGAC includes the following:
- the LOC105170921 gene encoding phytochromobilin:ferredoxin oxidoreductase, chloroplastic isoform X3; translation: MEHCPYNFYSLRMDSTPKKSPLQPRSTIFSMFTRTKCCSIAGMMKPSMAEANSGLSYKKFVHFALEETKKHTQLIPSSLQENFNCLKAIDGKTELEMHSFGSSNIRLLRSLSVEGSDGMQVVNVFRDLNPLHDVISRQDYKEKYYKHLIPLGLKYAELLPWGGRITTESMKFFSPIIIWTKFPPSEQKHHVLYSAFEDYLKSWLELMDQASMETDVSQIMLNLESQHRYLTWRAEKDPGHQVLRRLVGETHAKEIIRSFLFNGVDDLGSKTFVDYFPEYKSEDGTINQKRSMIGKSFESRPWDATGEFIGNSIT
- the LOC105170921 gene encoding phytochromobilin:ferredoxin oxidoreductase, chloroplastic isoform X1, with the translated sequence MEHCPYNFYSLRMDSTPKKSPLQPRSTIFSMFTRTKCCSIAGMMKPSMAEANSGLSYKKFVHFALEETKKHTQLIPSSLQENFNCLKAIDGKTELEMHSFGSSNIRLLRSLSVEGSDGMQVLDFAIFPRPEFDLPIFCANFFTTAVMNIIVVNVFRDLNPLHDVISRQDYKEKYYKHLIPLGLKYAELLPWGGRITTESMKFFSPIIIWTKFPPSEQKHHVLYSAFEDYLKSWLELMDQASMETDVSQIMLNLESQHRYLTWRAEKDPGHQVLRRLVGETHAKEIIRSFLFNGVDDLGSKTFVDYFPEYKSEDGTINQKRSMIGKSFESRPWDATGEFIGNSIT
- the LOC105170921 gene encoding phytochromobilin:ferredoxin oxidoreductase, chloroplastic isoform X2, whose amino-acid sequence is MEHCPYNFYSLRMDSTPKKSPLQPRSTIFSMFTRTKCCSIAGMMKPSMAEANSGLSYKKFVHFALEETKKHTQLIPSSLQENFNCLKAIDGKTELEMHSFGSSNIRLLRSLSVEGSDGMQVLDFAIFPRPEFDLPIFCANFFTTAVMNIIVLDLNPLHDVISRQDYKEKYYKHLIPLGLKYAELLPWGGRITTESMKFFSPIIIWTKFPPSEQKHHVLYSAFEDYLKSWLELMDQASMETDVSQIMLNLESQHRYLTWRAEKDPGHQVLRRLVGETHAKEIIRSFLFNGVDDLGSKTFVDYFPEYKSEDGTINQKRSMIGKSFESRPWDATGEFIGNSIT